From the Desulfosoma sp. genome, one window contains:
- a CDS encoding DVU0298 family protein, which produces MNGQQGLKRIGKKEVQSLLASPDFARNLDLWRSFDARKVINPLLSFLCSTDEKLRWHAVTAAGIVTAALADRDMESARVILRRFLWQLNDESGGIGWGIPEAMGEALARSPVLAKEYGRLVLSFVREDENYLEHEPLLAGALWALARLLQAQPKLLEESRIDLIRYARHDGALFRALALWGLRAVGDVSCLPVVATLTSDTARVRLYRHESFQDMTVGRMAQEAISAVQARERLTHCPEADER; this is translated from the coding sequence GTGAATGGGCAGCAGGGCTTGAAGCGGATAGGCAAAAAGGAGGTGCAGAGTCTTTTGGCGTCTCCTGATTTTGCAAGGAATCTGGATCTATGGCGTTCCTTTGATGCCCGAAAGGTGATCAATCCGCTCTTGAGCTTTCTGTGTTCCACAGACGAGAAGCTTCGATGGCATGCGGTGACGGCGGCGGGGATTGTGACGGCGGCCTTGGCGGACAGGGACATGGAATCGGCTCGTGTGATCCTGCGCCGTTTTCTTTGGCAGCTTAACGACGAATCAGGAGGCATCGGCTGGGGGATTCCGGAAGCGATGGGGGAAGCCTTGGCTCGCAGTCCTGTTCTTGCCAAGGAATATGGCCGGCTGGTCTTGTCCTTTGTGCGGGAAGATGAAAACTACTTGGAACATGAACCCCTGCTGGCGGGGGCTTTATGGGCTTTGGCACGTCTTCTCCAAGCCCAACCGAAACTCCTTGAGGAAAGCCGGATCGATCTGATCCGTTATGCCCGCCACGACGGGGCTCTTTTTCGAGCCTTGGCCTTGTGGGGCTTGCGGGCTGTGGGGGACGTCTCCTGTCTTCCCGTCGTCGCCACCTTGACTTCAGATACGGCAAGGGTGCGCTTGTATCGCCACGAATCTTTTCAGGACATGACCGTGGGCCGAATGGCTCAAGAAGCCATTTCGGCCGTTCAGGCGCGAGAGAGACTTACTCATTGTCCAGAGGCAGACGAACGATAA
- a CDS encoding PAS domain S-box protein produces MARILVVDDDAAIRHLVSSALSGFGHRCVTAADAAKARSLLREQNFELVISDVDLPGEDGLDFMAHVVQTYPNTGTLILSVLDDAKTTQRALDIGVYGYAMKPFDLSGLRIAVESALRRRELEIANREYLEDLERLVEQKTRELRQQKEDYAALVHNLPCVVYKGLKDWSVVFVSEQIRDVTGYDPELFVSGKKRWNECVLEEDLPLLSQAVKEAMAGDGAFVREYRIVDAFGQIRWIQDRGRTVLTEERKVDHVSGVLFDITERKKAREALLQAKEEWERTFDAVPALIEVSDKDLRILKVNAALSRRLQMPREEIVGRYCYEILHGRSGKCPRCPWENMDPFQLPVEREVYNDYLDAYFHVVSAPYFNSDGSLAGCISVFHDITPLKKAEQEVRKAHTELEQFVSAITSVLIGLDSQGRITRWNRTAESVFGLATVQVLGKTLQELPIEWQWKRLEAALKVSCNKKKTQHVDDLRYTRPDGQPGFLGLSINPIRLNDLEAPGLLIMGAEITQRKLLEAQLAQAQKLESIGQLAAGIAHEINTPVQFIGDNIRFLGDAFRDLQGLLDKYRQLLEGARNTEQLAETVQAVEEMTEAIDLDYLKEEIPRALEQTLEGIQRVAKIVLAMKEFSHPGQGRKTPTDINKALENTMTVTRNEWKYVADVITDLDPNLPLVPCIPEEMNQVFLNILVNAAHAVKDAVQNQPNTKGTITISTRAVEDVCEVRISDTGTGIPEKIRHRIFDPFFTTKEVGRGTGQGLAIAHHVVVEKHKGQLLFETEEGRGTTFIVRLPLDNE; encoded by the coding sequence ATGGCACGCATTCTAGTTGTGGACGATGATGCCGCCATTCGACACCTGGTTTCCTCAGCACTCTCAGGTTTCGGGCATCGATGCGTCACGGCAGCCGATGCCGCCAAAGCACGTTCGCTTTTAAGGGAACAGAATTTCGAACTGGTCATTTCCGATGTAGATTTGCCGGGAGAAGACGGGCTGGATTTCATGGCCCACGTGGTTCAGACGTATCCGAATACCGGCACGCTTATCCTGTCCGTTCTGGACGATGCAAAGACGACGCAAAGAGCTCTGGACATCGGCGTGTACGGATATGCCATGAAACCCTTTGATCTATCCGGTTTACGCATCGCCGTGGAAAGTGCCCTAAGAAGGCGGGAACTGGAAATCGCCAATCGTGAATACCTCGAGGATCTCGAAAGACTTGTCGAACAAAAAACTCGAGAACTCCGTCAGCAAAAGGAAGATTATGCCGCCTTGGTTCATAATCTGCCCTGTGTCGTGTATAAGGGTTTAAAGGACTGGTCGGTCGTTTTTGTCTCCGAACAGATTCGTGACGTCACCGGCTATGACCCTGAATTATTCGTTTCTGGAAAGAAGCGCTGGAACGAGTGCGTTCTCGAGGAAGATCTACCCCTTTTGTCACAGGCCGTGAAGGAAGCCATGGCCGGGGACGGGGCTTTCGTCAGAGAATACCGAATCGTGGATGCCTTTGGGCAAATCCGATGGATTCAAGATCGAGGTCGTACTGTTTTAACGGAAGAACGAAAAGTGGACCACGTTTCCGGAGTTCTTTTCGACATCACGGAACGTAAGAAAGCTCGAGAAGCCCTTCTTCAAGCCAAAGAAGAATGGGAGCGCACCTTTGATGCCGTCCCCGCCCTGATCGAAGTGTCGGACAAGGATCTACGCATTCTCAAGGTCAATGCGGCTTTGTCCCGCCGATTACAAATGCCTCGGGAAGAAATCGTCGGTCGTTATTGTTACGAAATACTTCACGGACGGTCGGGAAAATGCCCTCGGTGCCCGTGGGAAAACATGGATCCTTTCCAGCTTCCTGTGGAACGCGAAGTGTACAATGACTATCTGGACGCCTATTTTCATGTGGTAAGCGCACCCTATTTCAACAGCGACGGTTCTTTGGCAGGCTGTATTTCCGTCTTCCACGACATTACCCCTCTCAAAAAAGCCGAACAAGAAGTCCGTAAGGCTCACACGGAACTGGAACAATTCGTCTCGGCCATCACTTCCGTTCTCATCGGACTGGATTCCCAAGGACGTATCACACGGTGGAACAGGACCGCGGAAAGTGTTTTCGGACTGGCAACGGTTCAGGTGCTCGGCAAAACCTTGCAGGAACTGCCCATCGAATGGCAATGGAAGCGTCTGGAAGCGGCCTTGAAGGTCAGTTGCAATAAGAAGAAAACCCAGCACGTGGATGACCTTCGATACACACGCCCGGACGGGCAGCCTGGTTTCCTCGGCCTGAGCATTAACCCCATTCGCTTGAATGACTTGGAAGCCCCTGGGCTTCTCATCATGGGAGCTGAAATCACTCAAAGAAAACTTCTGGAAGCACAACTGGCTCAGGCTCAAAAGTTGGAATCCATCGGTCAACTTGCAGCGGGGATCGCTCATGAAATCAATACACCCGTGCAATTCATAGGGGATAATATCCGTTTCCTCGGGGATGCCTTTAGAGACCTGCAAGGGTTGTTGGACAAGTATCGGCAACTTCTGGAAGGAGCCCGGAACACCGAACAGCTCGCCGAAACGGTTCAAGCCGTGGAAGAAATGACGGAAGCCATTGATCTGGACTACCTTAAAGAGGAAATACCTCGAGCCCTGGAACAAACATTAGAAGGGATTCAAAGGGTCGCCAAGATCGTCTTGGCCATGAAAGAATTCTCGCATCCCGGCCAAGGGCGAAAAACTCCCACAGATATCAATAAGGCGCTGGAAAACACCATGACCGTGACTCGAAACGAGTGGAAGTATGTGGCCGATGTCATCACCGATCTGGACCCAAACCTTCCCCTGGTGCCGTGCATTCCCGAGGAAATGAACCAGGTCTTCCTTAACATTTTGGTCAATGCCGCTCACGCGGTCAAAGACGCGGTGCAGAATCAGCCGAATACCAAAGGAACCATCACCATCTCAACCCGTGCCGTGGAAGACGTGTGCGAAGTGCGCATCTCGGACACCGGCACCGGTATTCCTGAAAAGATTCGGCATCGCATCTTCGATCCCTTCTTTACCACCAAGGAAGTAGGGCGCGGGACAGGCCAAGGCTTGGCCATCGCTCATCACGTGGTGGTGGAAAAGCACAAGGGACAATTGCTGTTTGAAACAGAGGAAGGCCGAGGCACAACCTTTATCGTTCGTCTGCCTCTGGACAATGAGTAA
- a CDS encoding GGDEF domain-containing protein, which yields MEEVERLSVTDPLTQVYNRRYFNEQLPKLLQAGRRHGRPLSLIMTDIDHFKKINDTYGHQTGDAVLQHFAALLRGSLRSGDWVARFGGEEFVVVLPETDSNAAVVVAERLRLLTAHSSVESSKGPVRMTASFGVAGVPAGMVDTVSLETLVAAADAALYRAKENGRNRIEIHQDGFPSKI from the coding sequence ATGGAGGAAGTGGAACGCTTGTCCGTCACCGATCCTTTGACCCAGGTGTATAACCGGCGCTATTTCAACGAACAGCTTCCAAAACTTCTGCAGGCCGGTCGCCGTCACGGACGCCCTCTGTCCCTCATCATGACCGATATTGACCACTTCAAGAAAATCAACGACACTTACGGTCACCAAACAGGCGATGCCGTGCTTCAGCATTTTGCAGCTCTTTTAAGAGGTTCTCTGCGAAGTGGGGATTGGGTCGCCCGTTTTGGCGGTGAAGAATTTGTGGTGGTCCTTCCGGAAACAGATTCGAATGCGGCGGTGGTGGTCGCCGAACGGTTGCGGCTTTTGACGGCGCATAGCTCCGTGGAGAGTTCCAAAGGCCCGGTGCGTATGACGGCGAGTTTCGGCGTGGCCGGTGTGCCGGCAGGCATGGTGGATACCGTGAGCCTCGAAACCCTTGTGGCCGCCGCCGACGCCGCTCTTTATCGTGCCAAGGAAAACGGCCGAAACCGCATAGAAATTCACCAAGATGGATTTCCTTCAAAGATTTGA
- a CDS encoding radical SAM protein, giving the protein MPHFTPAYVQAFRAGSLQRKAAALKERLRACDLCPRRCGVDRVSGQLGFCRTDARLKVAAVSVHPWEEPPIAGIKGSGTIFFSGCTLHCLFCQNYPISQMGVGRVMEPEILAEKMLRLQERGVHNINLVTPTHQVPQFLEALIIAVEKGLRLPLVYNSSGYERVFLIRELEGIVDIYLPDIKFASRTVAAWCCGRGDYVVQNRRALLAMWRQVGPLQCDDEGVARRGLLVRHLVLPEDLSGTAQCLAFLRRALGKNVWVSLMDQYFPAHKALQQPPLDRKPTAEEMDAALKAAWKLGLRFGFTQETCPCGG; this is encoded by the coding sequence ATGCCTCATTTCACTCCGGCTTATGTTCAAGCGTTTCGCGCAGGCTCCCTGCAGAGAAAAGCGGCGGCTCTCAAGGAACGACTTCGAGCTTGTGATTTGTGTCCGCGTCGTTGCGGTGTCGATCGGGTGTCCGGCCAATTGGGCTTTTGCCGTACCGATGCCCGTCTCAAAGTGGCTGCCGTAAGTGTGCATCCTTGGGAGGAACCTCCCATTGCCGGCATCAAAGGGTCCGGCACCATCTTTTTTTCCGGCTGCACGCTGCATTGTCTTTTTTGCCAAAATTATCCCATCAGTCAAATGGGTGTCGGTCGCGTGATGGAGCCTGAAATCTTGGCCGAAAAAATGCTTCGGCTTCAAGAAAGAGGGGTTCATAACATCAATCTTGTGACCCCGACCCATCAGGTGCCTCAGTTTCTGGAAGCTTTGATCATTGCCGTAGAAAAGGGCTTGCGGCTTCCTTTGGTTTACAATTCCAGCGGTTACGAAAGGGTTTTCCTTATCCGTGAACTGGAGGGCATCGTGGATATTTATTTGCCGGATATCAAGTTTGCTTCCAGGACTGTGGCGGCATGGTGTTGCGGTCGTGGTGACTATGTGGTGCAGAACCGAAGAGCCCTTTTGGCCATGTGGCGGCAGGTGGGGCCCTTGCAGTGTGATGATGAAGGAGTGGCGAGGCGAGGGCTTTTGGTTCGGCATTTGGTGTTGCCTGAAGATCTTTCGGGAACAGCTCAGTGTTTGGCCTTTTTGAGGCGAGCCTTGGGAAAGAATGTTTGGGTGAGCCTCATGGACCAGTATTTTCCAGCCCATAAGGCTCTTCAACAACCTCCCTTGGATCGAAAACCCACGGCCGAAGAAATGGACGCCGCCTTGAAGGCCGCCTGGAAAC